In Esox lucius isolate fEsoLuc1 chromosome 3, fEsoLuc1.pri, whole genome shotgun sequence, the sequence GAGTCAGAATCACCAAGAGAAAACTGATGAGAACAGATTAGACACTGATACAAATAGCCCCAGGGTAAGTATTTCCTTGTAAAACCCATGTTCCACAGTTGAAAACCACATACACAATGTATATTTCTGATGTTGATAAATATTTCCCTCCATTTTTTTCTAGGTCATGTATTACATCACATGCCAGACATCCAATGAGAAGGAACTAGATGTTCTTCCATTGGGAAGAACAGACCAATTGGAAGGAACCGTGTCCCTCTCACAGGTTGCAAACACAAATACTCTTGATTCCCAGCAGTCAGAGTTACTAACAGCAGATGGGTCACCTACAGCACCATGTAACTCACTGATGGAGATCCGTGACTGGTCTCCAAATCCCCAGGAGTCAGGAGTCAGAGACGATTGTGAGAAGGAGACTCTTGTAGATGAGAATAACTTGCAGGATCCTGTTGAGAACCAGGAAGTTACTGAACCTGTGTGTCCTGCAGAGAAGCAGGATTTCCCTGAGCCTTCTGAACAGGGCCCATCTACTAGCATTATACAGTCACCACCATCAACACCATTACTACCATCGccaccatcactaccatcaccaccattacTACCATCACCAACATCATATCTACCATatctaccatcaccaccatcaccaccatcactaccatcaccaccattacTACCATCACCAACATCATATCTACCATatctaccatcaccaccatcactacCATTGCCACCATCACCCCCATCGCTACCATCAGCACCATCACTGCCATCAGCACCATcgctaccatcaccaccatcaccaccatcaccaccatcgctaccatcaccaccatcaccaccatcaccaccatcactaccatcaccaccatcactaccattgccaccatcactaccatcactaccattgccaccatcactaccatcactacctcCGTCATCATTATTATCATCCCCATCATCATCTTTACCACTGTCATCACCTTTATCACCCctacctcctccaccccttccGGCCCCGCCATTACCAGTCCAGCCTGTGAGTAGTAAACCTCTGGAGGTTTCAGGTAGTCCGGTTCCTCCTCCAGCGATGGGGAACATGGGTGACTGCAGGAACCAGCAGGTTGTGCCCGGGTCGCCAGGAAGCAGAGCTCCATTGTGTGTCAGTGACGACGGCGGTCTGAGCCCTGACCTCCCAGACGAAGAGGGCCCTCCCCGCCCTGAGAGCATTGGCTTCATGATGATCACCAGCAGCAGAGTGCAGGCTCTGTCCACCAAGGAGTACCAGGAGATATTGAGCAGCAGCAACGGCTCAGAGGTTCAGACCGTCAAGGTGGGGAACGACTCCACCGGCTTCCGGCAGAAGGAGCACTGCGGCACGGACCGTGAGCCGGTAATCATCATATTCGATGAGCCCATGGACATCCAGTCAGCCTACAAGCGAATGTCCACGATCTTCGAGTGCGAGGAGGAGTTGGAACGGATGCTGCGCCAGGAGAGCATTGACGAAGACATTGAGGAGGTTGAGGAGGCGGAGACAGAGAAGAATGTACCTCAGGTAGAACGTAGCACCGACCTACGTCAGCCAAACAGGACGGAATCCTGTGCAAGCGGTCGCGACCACGCACCTCCTGGGATGGAGCAACAGAAGAGTGCGCCAGGCAGCCCGCTGCAAGAGCAGTCTAAAATGGAGCCCCCGAATGGCAGCAAACCAGAGACcaaaaaaaagttcaaattCAAGTTCCCCAAGAATAAGCTGGCAGCCATCAGCCAGGCGCTTCGCACTGGAACTAAGACAGGCAAGAAGACACTCCAGGTAGTGGCctgtgaggatgaggaggaggggcggggggagggggaagCACACACGAAAGCGAACAAGAAGTTTGACAGTAGCAGCAAACCGCGAACTGACTCCGGTCAAGACGTCGGGGTGAAGAACAGCCCATCGCCAAGAACTCTGAACCGGTCCAAGTCCAAACGGCGGACAGAGGAGATCTGTAAGAACGCCTGTGGGTCCATAAACAATCTAGAGGAGAACATCCAAAAGCTGGAGATAACCGTAGATAACATGAGCCCAGCGGAGTCCACGACAGAATCCAGTGGACAGTCTCCGTCCGCGGTGAAACCCAAACGCGAGAGGGAGGGGAGTCCCTCGAAGAGGCCTGCCCCCCCCCAGGTGTCTAAGTCCCTGAAACCTCCTCAGAGTAAGAAGTCCAAACCACAGCTTCCGCAGATCACCGGGCCGTCAACCACAGGCAGCTCCAAGAAACAGCTCACTGGGCCGTCCACCACAAGCAGCTCCAGGAAACAGGTTTCTCTCTAAGCCCCTTTTTGCCTAACGCTACACAGGGGGCTGGGTGCCTGTGAGGACCATGCTGGTGTCGGTGTTCCTGGGAGACTTCCCTTCCCATCCCTTGTAACCACTCTCTTACTGAAACATTGTTAACCTGCTGTTCCAGGCACTGCTGGGGATATAACTGGGATCCGCCTATTATTTGGAAATGTCTGTTAGTCAGCTGACATGATTGTTGTCTCTGGGGATCTTGGTCgctacaatgtgtttttgtctccTAATTACTGACTTTGTCCGGGACCAAATGAATGGCTTTAAAATGACTTACTTTTCTATATTGTGCTTGTAGTTCCATTGTTCATGCTCTGCTGTTAGAGTTGGGGCTGGTTGGTCAGAGGTTTCCAAACTTGGAAGAGTTGTGTCATGCTTCTTTGTCCATGTATATACAAAGGCTGTATCAAAGGCAATATTATCATCTTACATATCTCCTCTACATAAACACATCATATGTGTTATTAACCATCAATTACAAGGATGCTAATGTATCTAAACTAATAGTAAAATAGCATGTCTAAACAGTAAGTGAAActctaaaaaaacaaaagaatacGCCCTGGAGTTTGTGTTT encodes:
- the LOC117594132 gene encoding sickle tail protein-like — translated: MGNMGDCRNQQVVPGSPGSRAPLCVSDDGGLSPDLPDEEGPPRPESIGFMMITSSRVQALSTKEYQEILSSSNGSEVQTVKVGNDSTGFRQKEHCGTDREPVIIIFDEPMDIQSAYKRMSTIFECEEELERMLRQESIDEDIEEVEEAETEKNVPQVERSTDLRQPNRTESCASGRDHAPPGMEQQKSAPGSPLQEQSKMEPPNGSKPETKKKFKFKFPKNKLAAISQALRTGTKTGKKTLQVVACEDEEEGRGEGEAHTKANKKFDSSSKPRTDSGQDVGVKNSPSPRTLNRSKSKRRTEEICKNACGSINNLEENIQKLEITVDNMSPAESTTESSGQSPSAVKPKREREGSPSKRPAPPQVSKSLKPPQSKKSKPQLPQITGPSTTGSSKKQLTGPSTTSSSRKQVSL